From one Perca flavescens isolate YP-PL-M2 chromosome 4, PFLA_1.0, whole genome shotgun sequence genomic stretch:
- the LOC114553971 gene encoding band 4.1-like protein 1 isoform X5, whose amino-acid sequence MQDSASDSKMAKQEQKQNSKHLDEHTETDDMSEKTSPNKNLKSPQKGSKRLKTAPFKMTLLDSAEFEGEIEKHSKGQTLMDMVCEHLNLLEKDYFGLTFADTDTQKNWLDPSKEIKKQMRNAPWHFAFSVKFYPPDPSQLTEDITRYYLCLQLRDDMLSGRLPCSFVTHALLGSYTVQAELGDYDQDDHGSDYISDFRFAPNQTRELEERVMELHRNYKGMTPAEAEINFLENAKKLSMYGVDLHHAKDSEGIDIMLGVCANGLLIYRDRLRINRFAWPKILKISYKRSNFYIKIRPGEYEQFESTIGFKLPNHRAAKRLWKVCIEHHTFFRLVSPEPPPKGFLVMGSKFRYSGRTQAQTRQASALIDRPAPHFERSTSKRYLLSRSLDGAEFSRPISATCENHDGLTHRSVSEQRRLHSPSVDEQETELEPSLEQDEEAKDQERSEETETEYEGDVTPSRKKEIMFLDKSKDVLLKHQASINELKRTLKEPNSKRAYHEKLSSTSPTGTPEKKALVGRAVGKDPVNSSVEGFFQKTVVTSPEGSEEWVLIEKQETYQQDHDWKAEEKNKSLASDSSWEKKELEKEIDVTRMIHKEVTGYGRKEMKSHIDEFPSTKSSRETDEGSEPQPTNKSRFVIQLSENADLFQDKSQSKPSQASVPEAESDAALGSCQIKERKASKPRKKRRPKSLNLGMPAELIYRKESSDSTEDENEDSDSPEESSKAGNESSPVEMMKDDQASGKDQSVKVYKDHQREDVSKGESREVSTEVTEQVERKVIQFGPDDIDVGSVNGPGKIEHDSSLAGVKGECVMKVRGKGLIDNKELAEVKLRQVRTHERKISSSGGEDIEGFMGDRGQRTSLLRLSGSSYQSEISRIVPLKPERSKSIACKDERDRTGQDEPTRVIRREYRWSVGSPEGSSDLAWTDPAAFHPAFATDLEGIAKTEHPDDSYQSGRGPTESQSFGSKISALPKMAPPAPPVKTQKARESGLILRNSRNAGREPSLDAAKKRHSEPVSTPAIYEEPFADFKPPVAKKEASAVSVAHMLKRGDTKTETHTNGSEIHPNIMNVSPQNYGVVSPLEAPAALKENGSPVKAGTQGRESVVSPLTITAESVTSATTTQVTKTVKGGYSETRIEKRIIITGDDDVDQHQALAMAIQEAKQQHPDMQVTKAVVIRETESPTEELLQQQAES is encoded by the exons ATGCAGGACTCCGCCTCGGACAGCAAGATGGCCAAACAG GAACAGAAACAGAACTCCAAGCATCTGGatgaacacacagaaacagacgaCATGTCAGAGAAGACGTCCCCAAACAAGAACCTCAAATCTCCACAGAAAGGCTCCAAACGACTTAAAACCGCCCCGTTCAAAATGACCCTGCTGGACTCCGCCGAGTTTGAAGGAGAAATTGAG aaACACTCCAAAGGACAGACCCTGATGGACATGGTGTGTGAGCACCTCAACTTGTTGGAGAAGGACTACTTTGGTCTGACCTTTGCCGACACAGACACCCAGAAG AACTGGTTGGACCCCTCCAAGGAGATCAAGAAGCAGATGCGCA ATGCTCCATGGCACTTTGCCTTCTCTGTCAAGTTCTACCCTCCAGACCCCTCCCAGCTAACTGAGGATATTACCAG ATACTACCTGTGTCTGCAGCTGAGGGATGACATGCTGTCAGGTCGACTGCCATGCTCGTTCGTTACTCACGCCCTCCTGGGCTCCTACACCGTTCAAGCAGAGCTGGGCGACTACGACCAGGACGACCACGGCTCCGACTACATCAGCGATTTCCGCTTCGCCCCAAATCAGACTCGCGAGCTGGAGGAGAGGGTGATGGAGCTCCATCGAAACTACAA GGGGATGACTCCAGCAGAGGCTGAAATTAACTTTTTGGAGAATGCGAAGAAACTTTCCATGTACGGGGTGGACCTCCATCACGCTAAG GATTCTGAAGGGATTGACATAATGCTGGGTGTCTGTGCCAACGGGCTGCTGATTTACCGTGATAGGCTGAGGATCAACCGCTTTGCCTGGCCAAAGATCCTTAAGATCTCCTATAAGAGGAGCAACTTCTACATCAAGATACGGCCTGGAGAG TACGAGCAGTTTGAAAGTACAATTGGTTTCAAGCTTCCTAACCACAGAGCTGCCAAGAGGCTGTGGAAGGTCTGCATTGAGCATCACACCTTCTTCAG GCTGGTGTCTCCAGAGCCTCCTCCCAAGGGCTTCTTGGTGATGGGTTCAAAGTTTCGATACAGTGGAAGGACACAGGCTCAAACCAGACAGGCCAGCGCTCTTATCGACCGACCTGCTCCACACTTTGAGCGTTCCACCAGCAAGAGGTACCTGCTGTCCAGGAGCTTGGACGGAG CAGAGTTCTCACGGCCGATTTCAGCCACGTGCGAGAACCACGACGGCCTAACCCACCGCAGCGTCAGTGAACAGCGCCGCCTCCACAGCCCGTCCGTAGACGAGCAGGAGACCGAGCTGGAGCCGAGTTTAGAGCAGGACGAGGAAGCCAAGGACCAAGAGCGGAGCGAGGAGACGGAGACAGAATACGAAGGCGATGTCACTCcaagcagaaagaaagaaatcatg TTCCTGGATAAGTCGAAGGACGTCTTGCTGAAGCACCAGGCCAGCATCAACGAGCTGAAGAGAACCCTGAAGGAGCCGAACAGCAAGCGGGCGTACCACGAGAAACTGTCATCCACCTCCCCAACTGGCACACCAGAGAAGAAGGCT TTGGTGGGCCGAGCAGTGGGAAAGGACCCTGTTAACAGCTCTGTTGAGGGTTTCTTCCAGAAGACTGTGGTGACTTCACCTGAG GGCTCTGAGGAGTGGGTATTGATTGAAAAACAAGAAACTTATCAACAGGACCATGACTGGAAGGCAGAAGAAAAGAACAAATCTCTCGCATCTGATTCCTCATGGGAGAAAAAAGAGCTGGAGAAAGAGATAGACGTTACCAGGATGATACATAAAGAGGTAACGGGGTATGgcagaaaagaaatgaaaagccATATTGATGAATTTCCATCAACCAAATCATCCAGAGAGACAGACGAAGGCTCTGAGCCACAGCCGACTAACAAAAGTCGTTTTGTGATTCAATTATCTGAGAATGCAGACTTGTTTCAAGACAAATCTCAAAGTAAACCATCTCAAGCCTCAGTCCCTGAAGCAGAAAGTGATGCGGCCCTGGGCTCGTGTCAGATAAAGGAACGCAAAGCTTCTAAACCAAGGAAAAAGAGGAGACCCAAGAGCTTAAACCTGGGAATGCCTGCCGAGCTCATCTACAGGAAAGAAAGCAGCGATTCTACAGAAGACGAAAACGAGGACTCGGACAGTCCAGAAGAAAGCTCTAAAGCAGGAAATGAATCATCCCCGGTGGAGATGATGAAAGATGATCAGGCATCAGGAAAGGATCAGTCTGTCAAGGTCTATAAAGACCACCAACGAGAGGATGTATCAAAAGGAGAAAGCAGGGAGGTCTCCACTGAAGTAACAGAGCAGGTAGAGAGAAAAGTGATCCAGTTTGGGCCAGATGATATTGATGTAGGCTCGGTAAACGGACCCGGAAAGATAGAACATGATAGTTCGTTAGCAGGTGTGAAAGGGGAGTGCGTGATGAAGGTGCGAGGGAAGGGCCTTATTGACAACAAAGAGCTAGCTGAGGTAAAACTGCGACAGGTCCGGACGCATGAGAGGAAGATCAGTAGTTCTGGGGGAGAGGATATTGAGGGTTTCATGGGAGACAGAGGTCAGAGGACATCTCTTCTGAGATTGTCAGGCAGCAGCTACCAGTCGGAAATCTCCAGGATTGTTCCGCTCAAGCCCGAGCGGTCAAAGAGCATAGCGTGTAAGGATGAaagggacaggacaggacaggacgaGCCCACACGGGTCATCAGAAGAGAATATCGCTGGTCGGTCGGCTCTCCCGAGGGATCCTCAGACCTCGCCTGGACTGACCCTGCCGCCTTCCATCCGGCATTCGCCACAGATCTGGAGGGTATCGCTAAAACAGAACATCCTGATGATAGCTATCAGTCTGGTAGAGGACCTACAGAGAGTCAGTCGTTTGGCTCTAAGATTTCAGCGCTTCCCAAAATGGCTCCCCCAGCCCCGCCAGTGAAAACACAGAAGGCCAGGGAGTCTGGACTAATACTGCGGAACAGCCGAAATGCCGGCAGGGAGCCGAGCCTGGACGCAGCCAAGAAGAGACACTCG GAGCCTGTCTCCACTCCTGCCATTTATGAAGAGCCGTTTGCTGATTTCAAG CCTCCTGTGGCAAAGAAAGAAGCCAGCGCTGTGAGCGTGGCCCATATGCTGAAGAGGGGTGACACCAAGACGGAGACGCATACGAATGGGTCGGAGATCCACCCCAACATCATGAATGTCTCACCGCAG aACTATGGAGTTGTCAGCCCACTGGAGGCTCCTGCTGCCCTCAAAGAAAATGGCTCCCCT GTTAAAGCTGGAACCCAGGGGAGGGAGTCTGTTGTGTCCCCGCTGACCATCACTGCTGAGAGCGTCACCTCAGCAACCACAACTCAAGTTACCAAG aCTGTGAAAGGAGGCTACTCAGAGACCAGAATCGAGAAAAGGATTATAATCACAGGAGATGATGATGTGGACCAACATCAG GCCCTCGCCATGGCAATCCAAGAGGCCAAGCAGCAGCACCCCGACATGCAGGTGACGAAAGCAGTGGTTATCAGGGAAACCGAGTCTCCCACTgaggagctgctgcagcagcaggcagag TCCTGA
- the LOC114553971 gene encoding band 4.1-like protein 1 isoform X1, with translation MQDSASDSKMAKQEQKQNSKHLDEHTETDDMSEKTSPNKNLKSPQKGSKRLKTAPFKMTLLDSAEFEGEIEKHSKGQTLMDMVCEHLNLLEKDYFGLTFADTDTQKNWLDPSKEIKKQMRNAPWHFAFSVKFYPPDPSQLTEDITRYYLCLQLRDDMLSGRLPCSFVTHALLGSYTVQAELGDYDQDDHGSDYISDFRFAPNQTRELEERVMELHRNYKGMTPAEAEINFLENAKKLSMYGVDLHHAKDSEGIDIMLGVCANGLLIYRDRLRINRFAWPKILKISYKRSNFYIKIRPGEYEQFESTIGFKLPNHRAAKRLWKVCIEHHTFFRLVSPEPPPKGFLVMGSKFRYSGRTQAQTRQASALIDRPAPHFERSTSKRYLLSRSLDGAEFSRPISATCENHDGLTHRSVSEQRRLHSPSVDEQETELEPSLEQDEEAKDQERSEETETEYEGDVTPSRKKEIMFLDKSKDVLLKHQASINELKRTLKEPNSKRAYHEKLSSTSPTGTPEKKALVGRAVGKDPVNSSVEGFFQKTVVTSPEGSEEWVLIEKQETYQQDHDWKAEEKNKSLASDSSWEKKELEKEIDVTRMIHKEVTGYGRKEMKSHIDEFPSTKSSRETDEGSEPQPTNKSRFVIQLSENADLFQDKSQSKPSQASVPEAESDAALGSCQIKERKASKPRKKRRPKSLNLGMPAELIYRKESSDSTEDENEDSDSPEESSKAGNESSPVEMMKDDQASGKDQSVKVYKDHQREDVSKGESREVSTEVTEQVERKVIQFGPDDIDVGSVNGPGKIEHDSSLAGVKGECVMKVRGKGLIDNKELAEVKLRQVRTHERKISSSGGEDIEGFMGDRGQRTSLLRLSGSSYQSEISRIVPLKPERSKSIACKDERDRTGQDEPTRVIRREYRWSVGSPEGSSDLAWTDPAAFHPAFATDLEGIAKTEHPDDSYQSGRGPTESQSFGSKISALPKMAPPAPPVKTQKARESGLILRNSRNAGREPSLDAAKKRHSEPVSTPAIYEEPFADFKKELGDRRPQPSIASEEEQERDTLACMRESHLGIERKCSSMTVSSTSSLEAEVDFTVIMDLHSGVEDFSKGMSELGERDRQPEVGREDFEETSRFYSARLMGSRDKSPIEEKLPEEGRHHEPPVAKKEASAVSVAHMLKRGDTKTETHTNGSEIHPNIMNVSPQNYGVVSPLEAPAALKENGSPVKAGTQGRESVVSPLTITAESVTSATTTQVTKTVKGGYSETRIEKRIIITGDDDVDQHQALAMAIQEAKQQHPDMQVTKAVVIRETESPTEELLQQQAES, from the exons ATGCAGGACTCCGCCTCGGACAGCAAGATGGCCAAACAG GAACAGAAACAGAACTCCAAGCATCTGGatgaacacacagaaacagacgaCATGTCAGAGAAGACGTCCCCAAACAAGAACCTCAAATCTCCACAGAAAGGCTCCAAACGACTTAAAACCGCCCCGTTCAAAATGACCCTGCTGGACTCCGCCGAGTTTGAAGGAGAAATTGAG aaACACTCCAAAGGACAGACCCTGATGGACATGGTGTGTGAGCACCTCAACTTGTTGGAGAAGGACTACTTTGGTCTGACCTTTGCCGACACAGACACCCAGAAG AACTGGTTGGACCCCTCCAAGGAGATCAAGAAGCAGATGCGCA ATGCTCCATGGCACTTTGCCTTCTCTGTCAAGTTCTACCCTCCAGACCCCTCCCAGCTAACTGAGGATATTACCAG ATACTACCTGTGTCTGCAGCTGAGGGATGACATGCTGTCAGGTCGACTGCCATGCTCGTTCGTTACTCACGCCCTCCTGGGCTCCTACACCGTTCAAGCAGAGCTGGGCGACTACGACCAGGACGACCACGGCTCCGACTACATCAGCGATTTCCGCTTCGCCCCAAATCAGACTCGCGAGCTGGAGGAGAGGGTGATGGAGCTCCATCGAAACTACAA GGGGATGACTCCAGCAGAGGCTGAAATTAACTTTTTGGAGAATGCGAAGAAACTTTCCATGTACGGGGTGGACCTCCATCACGCTAAG GATTCTGAAGGGATTGACATAATGCTGGGTGTCTGTGCCAACGGGCTGCTGATTTACCGTGATAGGCTGAGGATCAACCGCTTTGCCTGGCCAAAGATCCTTAAGATCTCCTATAAGAGGAGCAACTTCTACATCAAGATACGGCCTGGAGAG TACGAGCAGTTTGAAAGTACAATTGGTTTCAAGCTTCCTAACCACAGAGCTGCCAAGAGGCTGTGGAAGGTCTGCATTGAGCATCACACCTTCTTCAG GCTGGTGTCTCCAGAGCCTCCTCCCAAGGGCTTCTTGGTGATGGGTTCAAAGTTTCGATACAGTGGAAGGACACAGGCTCAAACCAGACAGGCCAGCGCTCTTATCGACCGACCTGCTCCACACTTTGAGCGTTCCACCAGCAAGAGGTACCTGCTGTCCAGGAGCTTGGACGGAG CAGAGTTCTCACGGCCGATTTCAGCCACGTGCGAGAACCACGACGGCCTAACCCACCGCAGCGTCAGTGAACAGCGCCGCCTCCACAGCCCGTCCGTAGACGAGCAGGAGACCGAGCTGGAGCCGAGTTTAGAGCAGGACGAGGAAGCCAAGGACCAAGAGCGGAGCGAGGAGACGGAGACAGAATACGAAGGCGATGTCACTCcaagcagaaagaaagaaatcatg TTCCTGGATAAGTCGAAGGACGTCTTGCTGAAGCACCAGGCCAGCATCAACGAGCTGAAGAGAACCCTGAAGGAGCCGAACAGCAAGCGGGCGTACCACGAGAAACTGTCATCCACCTCCCCAACTGGCACACCAGAGAAGAAGGCT TTGGTGGGCCGAGCAGTGGGAAAGGACCCTGTTAACAGCTCTGTTGAGGGTTTCTTCCAGAAGACTGTGGTGACTTCACCTGAG GGCTCTGAGGAGTGGGTATTGATTGAAAAACAAGAAACTTATCAACAGGACCATGACTGGAAGGCAGAAGAAAAGAACAAATCTCTCGCATCTGATTCCTCATGGGAGAAAAAAGAGCTGGAGAAAGAGATAGACGTTACCAGGATGATACATAAAGAGGTAACGGGGTATGgcagaaaagaaatgaaaagccATATTGATGAATTTCCATCAACCAAATCATCCAGAGAGACAGACGAAGGCTCTGAGCCACAGCCGACTAACAAAAGTCGTTTTGTGATTCAATTATCTGAGAATGCAGACTTGTTTCAAGACAAATCTCAAAGTAAACCATCTCAAGCCTCAGTCCCTGAAGCAGAAAGTGATGCGGCCCTGGGCTCGTGTCAGATAAAGGAACGCAAAGCTTCTAAACCAAGGAAAAAGAGGAGACCCAAGAGCTTAAACCTGGGAATGCCTGCCGAGCTCATCTACAGGAAAGAAAGCAGCGATTCTACAGAAGACGAAAACGAGGACTCGGACAGTCCAGAAGAAAGCTCTAAAGCAGGAAATGAATCATCCCCGGTGGAGATGATGAAAGATGATCAGGCATCAGGAAAGGATCAGTCTGTCAAGGTCTATAAAGACCACCAACGAGAGGATGTATCAAAAGGAGAAAGCAGGGAGGTCTCCACTGAAGTAACAGAGCAGGTAGAGAGAAAAGTGATCCAGTTTGGGCCAGATGATATTGATGTAGGCTCGGTAAACGGACCCGGAAAGATAGAACATGATAGTTCGTTAGCAGGTGTGAAAGGGGAGTGCGTGATGAAGGTGCGAGGGAAGGGCCTTATTGACAACAAAGAGCTAGCTGAGGTAAAACTGCGACAGGTCCGGACGCATGAGAGGAAGATCAGTAGTTCTGGGGGAGAGGATATTGAGGGTTTCATGGGAGACAGAGGTCAGAGGACATCTCTTCTGAGATTGTCAGGCAGCAGCTACCAGTCGGAAATCTCCAGGATTGTTCCGCTCAAGCCCGAGCGGTCAAAGAGCATAGCGTGTAAGGATGAaagggacaggacaggacaggacgaGCCCACACGGGTCATCAGAAGAGAATATCGCTGGTCGGTCGGCTCTCCCGAGGGATCCTCAGACCTCGCCTGGACTGACCCTGCCGCCTTCCATCCGGCATTCGCCACAGATCTGGAGGGTATCGCTAAAACAGAACATCCTGATGATAGCTATCAGTCTGGTAGAGGACCTACAGAGAGTCAGTCGTTTGGCTCTAAGATTTCAGCGCTTCCCAAAATGGCTCCCCCAGCCCCGCCAGTGAAAACACAGAAGGCCAGGGAGTCTGGACTAATACTGCGGAACAGCCGAAATGCCGGCAGGGAGCCGAGCCTGGACGCAGCCAAGAAGAGACACTCG GAGCCTGTCTCCACTCCTGCCATTTATGAAGAGCCGTTTGCTGATTTCAAG AAGGAGCTCGGGGACAGGAGGCCTCAGCCGAGCATAGCCtcggaggaggagcaggagcgGGACACGCTGGCCTGCATGAGGGAAAGCCACCTGGGCATCGAGCGCAAGTGCTCCAGCATGACAGTCAGCTCCACGTCCAGCCTGGAGGCTGAGGTCGACTTCACTGTCATCATGGACCTCCACTCCGGCGTGGAGGACTTCTCTAAGGGCATGTCGGAGCTGGGAGAGAGGGATCGACAGCCCGAGGTGGGCCGGGAGGACTTTGAGGAGACCTCCAGGTTCTACTCGGCCCGTCTAATGGGCTCCCGGGACAAGTCTCCCATAGAGGAGAAGCTTCCTGAGGAGGGCAGACATCATGAG CCTCCTGTGGCAAAGAAAGAAGCCAGCGCTGTGAGCGTGGCCCATATGCTGAAGAGGGGTGACACCAAGACGGAGACGCATACGAATGGGTCGGAGATCCACCCCAACATCATGAATGTCTCACCGCAG aACTATGGAGTTGTCAGCCCACTGGAGGCTCCTGCTGCCCTCAAAGAAAATGGCTCCCCT GTTAAAGCTGGAACCCAGGGGAGGGAGTCTGTTGTGTCCCCGCTGACCATCACTGCTGAGAGCGTCACCTCAGCAACCACAACTCAAGTTACCAAG aCTGTGAAAGGAGGCTACTCAGAGACCAGAATCGAGAAAAGGATTATAATCACAGGAGATGATGATGTGGACCAACATCAG GCCCTCGCCATGGCAATCCAAGAGGCCAAGCAGCAGCACCCCGACATGCAGGTGACGAAAGCAGTGGTTATCAGGGAAACCGAGTCTCCCACTgaggagctgctgcagcagcaggcagag TCCTGA